The genomic region CAGTGTCTTGTTCCCCATAGTCCTAGTTTGGTGCTGTTAGAAAAATATTGCAttctgccgggtgcggtggctcacgcctgtaatcccagcactttggcaggccaaggcgggtgggtcatgaagtcaggagttcgagaccagcctgaccaactgaTGAAAcctggcctctactaaaaatacaaaaagtagccaggcatggtggcgcgcacctgtaatcccaggtactcaagaggctgaggcaggagaatcgcttgaacctgggaggcggaggttgcagtgagtcgagatggcgccactgcactctagcttcggcgacagagcgagactcgtctcaaaaaaaaaaaaaaaaaaagaaagaaagaaaaatattgcattccAAAGCGTACCTGGAAACTCAAGAGACCTCATTAGCTCTCACTAGCAATTGCTAGCCTTAACTTTCCTTGCTCCAAAACAAATCACACAAATCACTAAGAAAGATCCAGTCCTAACATAGTCCCCACAATCCCTCATTTTGACTTTCCGGACACTGATCCCACATAGTAATATACTCACCTGCAGGATCTTTTGCACCCCACGGGCAACATCGTAATGCTCACTGCCAACAATGTTGGGATCCATGATAcgagaggtggagtctagaggatCCACAGCTGGATAGATGCCCAGCTCAGCAATGGCACGCGACAGTACAGTGGTAGCATCCAAATGGGCAAACGTAGTAGCAGGGGCAGGGTCAGTCAAGTCATCAGCAGGCACATAGATAGCCTAAAGTGAGATCCCATGAAGAACCGGAaccaaagtaaatttttttttttgagacagggtctcactctgtcgcccaggctggagtgcagtgtgcaatctcggctcactgcaacctctgcctcccggactcaagcaattctctgcctcagcttccctagtggctgggactacaggtgcccgccaccacacccggctaatttttttgtatttttagtagagacggggtttcgccatcttggccaggctggtcttgaactcctgaccttatgatccacccgccttggcctcccaaagtgttgggattataggtgtgagccaccacgcccagcgaaccAAAGTAATTTTACTTAAGCCATCCCCCTTTCTGACCTATCTTTATTATCTCACTCCATATTCTTAGCACTCAAAAGACCCTTCTTACCACCCCTAATACCTGCTGAATAAGCTGACAGATTATCTGGTCTCTCAGCCATGATGGAATAATTTTTAGTATCattctttttgttcttcattttttaactattttaacgcccacttttagaattaaaaacaagaggctgggggctgggcacggtggctcacgcctataatcccagcactttgggaggccaaggagggcagatcacaaggtcagcagttcgagaccagcctgaccaacatggtgaaaccccgtctctacttaaaaaaaaaaaaaaaaaaaaaattaggcgtggtgacgcatgcctgtaatcctagctacgcaggaggctgaagcaggtgaatcgcttgaacccaggaggcggaggttatagtgagccaagatcgtgccaccacactctagcctaggcgacagattccgtttcaaaaaaaaaaaaagaggccgggcacagtggctcacgcctgtaatcccaacactttgggaggctgagtcaggcagatcacctgaggtcaggagttcaagaccagactgactaacatggcgaaaccccgtctctactaaaaatacaaaaatcaaccggGCCTGGTGTtgggcatctataatcccagctactcaggaggctgagacaaaggaatcacctgaacccaggaggtggaggttgcagtgagccaagatcgcgcccactgcactccagcctgggcaatgagagtgaaactccgtctcaaaaaaaaaaaaaagaattaaaaacaagaacaaaaaacttcTTGCACAGTAGTTCATTACACTGAATCATGAAAAGTTCCTACAGTTTAGCCACATTTTTTACTATATgtaaaatttatgtaattttacTATATATCCtatctatatatatttgaaaatgtatagTACATTAAtgcagtaaatttttttttttgtaaacggattatcactctgccgcccaggctggagtggcccaatctcagctcaccacaacctcctgcaacctccgcctcccaggttcaattctcctgcctcagcctcccgagtagctggaactagacaggtgccaccacgcccagctaattttttgtatttttagtagagatggggtttcactgtgttagtcaggatggtcttgatctcctgacctcatgatccacctgcctcagcctcccaaagtgctggggttttttttgtttttttttgttttttttgagacggagtctcgctgtgttgcccaggctggagtgcagtggcgcgatctcggctcactgcaaactctgcctcctgggttcacgccattctcctgcctcactcagcctcccaagtagctgggaatacaggcacccaccaccacgcccggctaattttttttgtatttttagtagagacggggtttcaccatgttagccaggatggtgtcgatctcctgacctcatgatccacccgcctcggcctcccaaagtgctgggattacaggcgtgagccaccgtgcccagccccaaagtgctggaattacaagtatgagccacagcactcagccctaatacagtaaatatttaatgCTCAGTTTCCATATAGCTCCGGACTCCCCTCAGACTAGAAACCATTACTTTGTGATCTACATTTAAATGTATAccttcatttatgttttttttttttatttttttgaggcagagtcttactctgtcgcccaggctggagtgcagtgtcacagtcttggctcactgcaacctctgcctctgagattcaagtgattctcctgcctcagcctctgagtagttaggattacaggcacctgccaccacgcccagctaattttttgtatctttagtagagacagggtttcaccatgttggccaggctggtcttttaactcctgacctcgtgatccgcgtacctcagactcccaaagtgttggtattacaggcgtgagccaccgtgcctggcccagtaaGTTTTATACATCTCTCTACATACATACagctttgttccccaggctgatctcttgggctcaagcaatctttcagcctcagcctccttagtagctgagatgcaccactgcaccctgcctttaTACAAATCAGATCTTCATCTATGTAATTTTTCTTACCTGTACAGAGGTGATAGATCCCTTCTTGGTAGTGGTAATTCTTTCCTGCATAGTACCCATGTCAGTGGCCAGGGTAGGCTGATAGCCCACAGCAGAAGGGATTCGGCCCAATAATGCAGACACCTATAAGAAAAAAAGGTCTTAGGTGTCTACATCCTTAGCCTCATCTGAATAGCTCCAAAGAAAGGCCAGACGAACCGGGTCCTCTCAAGCCTTCCCTCTTACCTCTGAACCAGCCTGGGTGAAGCGAAAGATGTTATCAATAAATAGCAGTACATCTTGACCTTCTTGGTCTCTGAAGTATTCAGCCACAGTCAGTCCAGTCAGAGCTACCCGGGCACGAGCACCAGGTGGTTCATTCATTTGACCATATACCAGCGCTACCTGCAATAATCATACATAATTGTAAAACCTGACAAAGGAGTAGAGAAGCCACATACTGAAGGTTCCCAAATCGGAGAAACGACCACAGATCCTTTCTCAGAAGGTGTCAATGTTTTTGTGTGCAAGTTTCTTTTCCCTATTAGAGATGCagttcaaaacaaaaaagacagctTCTTATATtagaaaggcaaaactatagtagaaaggaaataaaaacctaTTCAAGTtaagtgaaaaatacaaaataggctTAACTGAAACATATGTACCATGTCCAATCCAGCTCTCCCAAAATTAGCTTTCAAATGACGGGACtatctaccaaaaagaaaacctGGAAATGTTATTTAATGTCAGTatcaaagaggaaagaaaatgtccaTTTGTGTATTAGAAGTTGGGGGGGAAAACACTAACAGGTTTCCTTTGTAGGTCCTGGGACacgaaaatgaaaatattaaaattttcttaaaaagaaaaataaattaaatagaaaatatagaacaTGGCTTCAGTTGGCAATAGTTTCCTGGCATAACTACCACGTGGACGTCAATTAGCTCAATGCTTACCTTAGAGGTGGCATCTTTTAAGTTGATAACACCAGATTCAATCATTTCATGGTATAAATCATTGCCTTCACGGGTCCTCTCACCAACACCAGCAAACACAGAGTAACCACCATGGGCTTTGGCGACATTGTTGATTAACTCCATGATCAGTACAGTCTTGCCAACTCCAGCACCACCAAAAAGCCCTATAAGAGgttgaaaagaaagaatatttaagaATTCTGCTTTCCTAAATAAGCAAACTTCAAAAAAAGGAATTGCTTCCTTCCATCCTATTCCTTCTCAGAAATTGCATCTGGCTTCAGCAAACTCAGAAGAACGAAAGTCAGAACGTACTCATCAGTGAGGAATAGATGTCAATATCCACTCATAACATTGTATGAGTTTTTCCTCCCATATTAGGTTTGGAAAATATGTACCCCTTAATAACATACCAATTTTGCCACCCTTGGCATAGGGAGCTAGCAGATCCACAACCTTGATACCAGTCACCAGAATTTCCTGCTCAACACTCATTTCCATGAACTCTGGAGCCTCAGCATGAATGGGAGCAAATCTGTAAAGGTAGAAGAGAGGATGGTATCTACTCACCTTGTTGAAAGCAAATGATAATCTTATATATCCCTCCCTATCAACTCTCAAGTCCATCCCTTTACTTGAGGAACCACAGTCTTATCTCCCCTTTGTTACATAAATTAGATAAACTATCATCTAGGATCTACCCCAACTTTCTGcaataaagaaaatcattatCTTAGGAAACAATAATCCCATTCCCTGACTTTAACTgtcataaatttttcattttactgagCCTTAACCTAACAGCATTCCCTCACATAGCAATAGCAAATACAAAAACCTACAAGTTTTGGAGACTCCTAAACCTAAGCCATAAGACCGAGTCTTAAAAATACTcaactagctgggcacagtggctcatgccggttatcccagcactttgaggggccgaggtgggggaatcacccgaaatcaggagttcgagaccagtctggccaacatggtgaaaccccatctgtactaaaaatacaaaaattagccgggcatgatggcatgcacctgtaatcccagctactcaggaggctgaggcaggagaattgcttgaacccgggaggtggaggttgcagtgagtcgagagtgaaactccttctcaaaaaaaaaaacctcaagtaGTAGGCTTTTGTCAATCAGAAATTCTGCATCCTAATTTCTTCAGGTGAAACTGCACTGTGTGATTTTAATAATCGAACATATCAGAAGAAAAATTCTGCTTTAGGAGAACGTATCACCTTAATGTGTAAAACTGCAAATAACAGAAGTTCCTTTGTGCATAGATGCAATAAGAGCAACTTACTGTTTGGTTTTGATGGGACCTCTTTCATCAATAGGTTCTCCAATGACATTCATGATTCTGCCCAAAGTCTCAGGACCAACAGGAATTTTGATTGGTGCACCAGAATCCAGTACTTTCTGGCCTCTAACCAAGCCTTCTGTACCATCCATAGCAATAGTCCTTACTGTGCTCTCACCTGTTAGATACAGGCATTGCAGGGTTATACATAAGGATAAACTGGTATCAAGACCTAAGTCGACCAAGACTCCTTCTCAGTACCTAAATGTGGCTTCAGCAAACTCAGAAGAACGAAAGTCATTTTGATAAAATCATCATAGAAGGGAGACAGCTTGGTTTTTGGGATATTTGGGCTACACAAGGTCTTTACTATTCCTAACAAATTCTACTTACCCAAATGCTGGGCCACCTCCAAAACCAGTCTGGTCTCCCTGCCTTGCACTTCCAGGGCATTTAGAATTGGTGGTAGCCCCTCATCAAACTGGACGTCCACCACTGCGCCAATGACAGCCACGATGCGCCCGGTGGCGGCGCCTGCTTTTGGCGAAGGAGATGTTTGCACCGCATAGTCCCTGACTAACAAAAGATATTGGAAAGAGCTGGGGTCAGGCCAGTTAAAGGTCATCGGAAGCCAGGACTTAACACACAAGGAGAGGAAAACTCAGCCGAAGTCAGGCCTATTTCCGCTTGTACGGAAGGCCTGTCCAAGAGGGAAGGCCGCGCAGCGATCGATAAAGCGCCTGCACAGCTTTCCCATCCGCATGCACAAGATCCCATTTTTCGAGAGTTCAGCACCCCTATTCAACCGGAAGGTCAACGCACCTGCCCGCACCTTTTCCCTCACACGAACTTTATACAAAATGGGACAGAGCTGGGTCGAAGAAACCTCCTATGGGTGTCCCATTCTTGTTCTCCCGCCATTAGAGAGCAAGACGCGGCTCCAAGCATCCTTTTAACACCACGGATCCCTTAGGCCCGAGCTACCATCGTTCCCCGGCTCAAGGTCATGGGGCGGCAAAATGGAACGTTAGCTCCTAGAGAAAAGCACTTACCAGGATGGACCACCGTCGGAGCGGCCCGCAGTAAGAGCTGACCTGGGGGCAGCGACGCTGAAGGGGTGAGTCCTCTCAAGGCCCCGGAGGCCGAAGCAGCGGCCACCCGACCCACAAGCCCCAACATGGCGTAGTCCGGGTGGAGACTGAAGGCTGCGGCAACCGTAGCCGCCTGCTCTCCTGCAGTTGAGGCGAGGCCTACGCTGCAGTAGGCAGGTCCATTGGGTGAATTGGCTGCTCATCATTCTCTGTGCTGCTTCTACAGGTTAATACACGCTGATCTTCTCATCCATTGGTCAAAACTGGTGCTAATCTGAAACTCCTTTTTTTATTGGACAATGTGAGGTTAGAGGGCGTCACTCTGAGCCTCGAAACTTAATTGGATCATAGCGACGTCCATTGGACAGGGTAATCAGAGGAACTACGTTGAGGAAAGGGGCCGAGTTCCTGTTGAAAGTGCGTGGGCGGTCTTTGCCTGTCCTTGGGCTTTCTCCTTAGATAGGTCCATGATCTAGGTGACAGCCACAGGGGCGGGGGTTAGGGAAGTGGTAGTGCCTTGAAGCACCACTGAAGGTGAGCGTGGCGAAGTCAGGAGCCCTCTGTAGAGCCAAAATACGGTTTCTCTCTCGAAGTAGTGAGACTGGAAGATCCCAGGCGATTGCACAGATTAGCAACCTAGACAAGATCTTTATCATTTAAAcctattaaaatgaaagaaactaaTGTAACCAGTACTTTAGCTGGGCATTGAGGAGACTCaataataagataaataagaCTAAGGACCTTCCTTTTAAGGTCCAGGTGAACAAACAATGCAATAATGTGATGGTTCCTGGTTAGCATAAACTGGGTGCACGAAAGAGGAGGGGATAAATTTGGGTCACCTAGAGATACAGAATTGTCCACCTTGAAGGAAGCTGAGAGACCTCAGCTATGAAATGTGAATAGAAATTCTTAGGGTAGGCtggaagcggtggctcacgcctgtaatcccagtactttgggaagcccaggcaagtggatcacctgaggtcaggaatgcgagaccagcctagctaacatggtgaaaccccgtctctactaaaaatacaaaaattagctgggcgcggttgctcacgcctgtaatcccagcactatgggaggccgaggcgggcggatcacgaggtcaggagatcgagaccatcctgactaacacagtgaaaccaggtctctactaaaaatacaaaaaattagccgggcgtggtggcgggcgcctgtagtcccagctacttgggaggctgaggcaggagaatgacgtgaacccgggaggcagaccttgcagtgagccgagacagcgccactgcactccagcctgggcgacagagtaagactccgtctcaaaaaaaaaaaaaaaaaattaacggagcgtgattacaggcgcctgtaattccagctactcaggaggctgaggcaggagaatctcttgaacccgggagtcagaggttgcagtgagctgagatcgcactccagcttgggcgacggagtgagactctctcaaaaaataaatacataaaataaaataggctgggcacggtggctcacgcctgtaatcccagcactctgggaggccaaggtgggcagatcatgaggtcaagcaatctagaccatcctggccaacatggtgaaaccccgtctactaaaaatacaaaaattagctgggcgtggtggcaggcgcctgtagtcccagctactcgggaggctgaggcaggagaatggcttgaacctggaaggcagaggttgcagtgagccgagatcgcgccactgcactccagcctggtgacagagcgagactctgtctcaaaaataataataaacaaataaataaataaataaataaataaataataaaataagtaaaaagggctgggctgggcacggccagcccagtaatcccagcactttgagaagccgaggtgggtggataacttgagcccaggagttcgataccagcctgggcaacgtggtgaaacctcgtctctaaaaaatatgtaaaaatacacacacacacacaaaattagccaggtgtggcatgtgccagtagtcccagctactggggaagctgagatgggaagatggtttgagcccaggaggtggaggttgcagagagctaagattgcaccactgtactccatgctGGCTGACatcgtgagaccctgtctctacaaaaaaagaaaaagaaaaaagaagaaaaaaaaattagggctgAAAAAAATcctctgggtttgggtttggtaaCTAGGAAATCATTCCATGGTGGAGTGGGATCAAAAGTAATTTCAATGGACTGCATCAAAACATAGGATTTTGGCTGGGTgtcgtggcttacacctgtaatccctgaactttgggaggccaaggcctgtagatcacctgagaccagcctggccaacatgatgaaacccagtctctactaaaaatagaaaaaattagtccgggtacggtggctcacgcctgtaatcccagcactttgggaggccaaggcgagcagatcacctgaggttgggagttcgagaccagcctgaccaacatggagaaactcggtctctactgaaaatacaaaattagctgggcatggtggcacatgcctgtaatcccagctacttgggaggctgggacaaaagaatcacttgaacccaggaggcgggggttgcggtgagctgagattgcaccattgcactccagcctgggcaacaagaatgtaactccatctcaaaaaaaaaaagaatattgcatATTGCCACTGGAGCCAGGCTGGGAATCTTGTGTTTGCCGCTCACTAGCTGtcattgggcaagttatttaatctctttacatcagtttcctcatccataaaaggGATACTACTACTAACAATGGGGATGATATCCTAggattgttttgagaattaagtaGACTAATATAAGAAAGAAGCATtgagaacaatgcctggcacaaaattAGCCGTATATATacatgatattattatttttgtttactatTGACTAATGTCAATGGGATcctatccaatccattcaatgatTTGTTCCTCTTATACATTTTGTGAACAGAGTCTGTTTAGTATAATGCCCTTGAAAAAGTAATATAGGGCAAATAATATTGAGGATGTTTTTTAAATTCTACACAATGTggattgcttaaaaaaaaagcagagatgaaaaagaaatcaaaataaagattcCTTTTGTCATTTGTGAGCCTGTTATATCATATCTATGGCCTCATCTGTTTCTGACCTGAACAAGGATAAttttacaggctgggcatggtggctcacgcttgtaatcccagcactttggaatgctgagATGGGGGCATTgcgtgagtccaggagttggagaccagcctaggcaacatggtgaaaccctgtttctacaaaaatacaaaaattagccaggcatggtggtatatgtctgtattcccagctactggggaggctaagatgggaggacagcttgagcccaggaggtagaggttgtagtgagctaagattgcaccattgcaggaggctactcaggaggctgaggtgggaggattgcttgagcctaggagatggaggttgcagtgagccgatatctgcacc from Pongo pygmaeus isolate AG05252 chromosome 10, NHGRI_mPonPyg2-v2.0_pri, whole genome shotgun sequence harbors:
- the ATP5F1B gene encoding ATP synthase subunit beta, mitochondrial, whose product is MLGLVGRVAAASASGALRGLTPSASLPPGQLLLRAAPTVVHPVRDYAVQTSPSPKAGAATGRIVAVIGAVVDVQFDEGLPPILNALEVQGRETRLVLEVAQHLGESTVRTIAMDGTEGLVRGQKVLDSGAPIKIPVGPETLGRIMNVIGEPIDERGPIKTKQFAPIHAEAPEFMEMSVEQEILVTGIKVVDLLAPYAKGGKIGLFGGAGVGKTVLIMELINNVAKAHGGYSVFAGVGERTREGNDLYHEMIESGVINLKDATSKVALVYGQMNEPPGARARVALTGLTVAEYFRDQEGQDVLLFIDNIFRFTQAGSEVSALLGRIPSAVGYQPTLATDMGTMQERITTTKKGSITSVQAIYVPADDLTDPAPATTFAHLDATTVLSRAIAELGIYPAVDPLDSTSRIMDPNIVGSEHYDVARGVQKILQDYKSLQDIIAILGMDELSEEDKLTVSRARKIQRFLSQPFQVAEVFTGHMGKLVPLKETIKGFQQILAGEYDHLPEQAFYMVGPIEEAVAKADKLAEEHSS